From Nonlabens sp. Ci31, the proteins below share one genomic window:
- a CDS encoding 1-aminocyclopropane-1-carboxylate deaminase/D-cysteine desulfhydrase yields MNRLFTPNDSVNQKFKSFPDLEIEVDMKREDLLHKEVSGNKLRKLKYNLLEAQKQGARTILTFGGAFSNHIAATAAAGQLLNLRTIGVIRGEELAEDLEKTFAHNSTLKKAHQNGMQFHFVSRQAYREKDTKAFQTQMEAIFGSYYNIPEGGTNSLAVKGTEEILTEYDTTYYHIICVAAGTGGTAAGIINTASPHQKVIVFSALKGGFMKEEIEQYTLRRDFEVVNEMTFGGYAKSDDRLIDYMNTRFRESLTIENPYGIPLEPIYTAKMMYGIEQMVESGVIKGKTRILAVHTGGLQSIAGYNKMLEKKRRLKLSYENQF; encoded by the coding sequence ATGAATAGGCTTTTTACACCAAATGATTCTGTGAATCAAAAGTTCAAATCTTTTCCAGATTTAGAAATTGAGGTGGACATGAAGAGAGAAGACTTACTCCACAAAGAGGTTTCAGGGAATAAGTTGCGTAAACTCAAATACAATCTTCTTGAGGCTCAAAAGCAAGGTGCGCGCACTATTCTGACCTTCGGCGGTGCTTTTTCTAACCATATTGCAGCAACTGCGGCAGCAGGACAACTTCTTAATTTACGTACTATAGGGGTTATACGGGGAGAAGAGTTAGCTGAGGATCTGGAAAAGACATTTGCTCACAACAGCACTTTAAAAAAAGCCCATCAAAATGGCATGCAGTTTCATTTTGTTTCTAGGCAGGCATATCGAGAGAAAGACACGAAAGCATTTCAGACACAGATGGAGGCTATTTTTGGCTCTTACTACAATATTCCAGAAGGTGGAACGAACAGTCTTGCTGTAAAAGGAACGGAGGAAATTCTCACAGAATACGATACCACCTATTACCATATTATTTGCGTAGCTGCTGGTACTGGTGGTACAGCTGCGGGAATTATTAACACTGCTTCACCACATCAAAAAGTTATTGTTTTCTCTGCTTTAAAAGGAGGCTTTATGAAAGAAGAGATTGAACAATACACCCTTAGAAGGGATTTTGAGGTGGTGAATGAAATGACTTTTGGCGGTTATGCAAAGTCTGATGATCGATTAATTGATTATATGAATACTCGCTTTCGCGAAAGCCTAACTATAGAAAACCCTTATGGAATCCCATTAGAACCCATTTATACAGCAAAAATGATGTACGGTATAGAACAAATGGTTGAAAGTGGCGTTATCAAAGGTAAAACCCGTATTTTAGCTGTCCATACTGGCGGTTTGCAATCAATTGCTGGATATAATAAAATGTTAGAAAAAAAACGACGCCTTAAGCTTAGTTATGAAAATCAATTTTAG
- a CDS encoding DUF5522 domain-containing protein — protein sequence MKKIIPVEEGDYYITPQGYRCFTEQYHLKRGYCCESGCRHCPYGYDKKTNSQN from the coding sequence ATGAAAAAGATTATTCCTGTAGAAGAAGGCGATTATTATATAACACCTCAAGGATACCGCTGCTTTACAGAGCAATACCACCTTAAAAGAGGTTATTGTTGTGAAAGCGGTTGCCGCCATTGCCCGTATGGTTATGATAAGAAAACAAACAGCCAAAATTAA
- a CDS encoding glucosaminidase domain-containing protein, which produces MKINFRLLCSLLLAGMFLVSCGSKKHVRTTKQKSKRTTTTPNAPVVIQENDKVTTTTTTRSTDKIANYVEDFKDVAIQEMKLYKIPASITLAQGILESGSGNGRLALEANNHFGIKCHTGWTGGRIYHDDDEDQECFRTYNDASYSYRDHSLFLKDRRRYAGLFELDQDDYKGWANGLREAGYATDRKYPQKLISLIERYELYRYDNMALGKSIDEKPRVVEEVKENNTTSFTKEYVVVKGDTLYRISKKYAITIDQLKKLNRLKSDELNIGQVLIVK; this is translated from the coding sequence ATGAAAATCAATTTTAGACTCCTTTGCTCCTTATTATTAGCTGGAATGTTCTTAGTTTCTTGCGGCTCTAAGAAACACGTTAGAACTACCAAACAAAAATCAAAAAGAACCACAACGACTCCTAATGCACCCGTAGTTATTCAGGAAAACGATAAGGTTACGACTACAACAACCACCCGCAGTACGGATAAAATTGCCAACTATGTGGAAGATTTTAAGGATGTTGCTATTCAAGAAATGAAACTTTATAAAATTCCGGCAAGTATAACCCTTGCACAAGGAATTCTAGAAAGCGGTTCGGGTAATGGAAGACTGGCGTTAGAAGCAAATAATCATTTTGGAATCAAATGTCATACAGGATGGACCGGTGGACGTATCTATCATGATGATGATGAAGATCAAGAATGCTTCCGTACGTATAATGATGCGAGTTATTCTTATAGAGATCACTCCTTATTTTTAAAAGACCGAAGGCGGTATGCGGGACTTTTTGAATTGGATCAAGACGATTATAAAGGTTGGGCAAATGGCTTGAGAGAAGCTGGTTATGCAACCGATAGGAAGTACCCGCAAAAATTGATCAGTCTTATTGAACGTTACGAGTTGTATCGTTATGATAATATGGCTTTGGGTAAGTCTATTGATGAGAAACCTAGAGTCGTAGAGGAAGTAAAAGAAAATAACACGACTAGTTTTACTAAGGAATACGTTGTCGTAAAAGGCGATACCTTATACAGGATTTCAAAAAAATACGCCATCACTATTGATCA